From one Mytilus trossulus isolate FHL-02 chromosome 10, PNRI_Mtr1.1.1.hap1, whole genome shotgun sequence genomic stretch:
- the LOC134688125 gene encoding uncharacterized protein LOC134688125 codes for MENNFHIPDLEKNNSHTVIQFYIIKIEIDDKQRPNLQKNNQSIYYELKHQLHLSLNQSDEGGTNIKYFNEDDQISNTNSKEENAASHNHNPMNRRSKIKTNKTKQQNNRNTWKPSLIVSIDNIVRQSVEEYMSSKRQYEERPMVHWPSMHYLLLFKDRRIDDDAILNRN; via the exons aTGGagaacaactttcatattcctgacttg gaaaaaaataattcgcATACTGTTATTCAGTtctatataattaaaattgaaattgacgATAAACAGAGACCAAACCTTCAAAAGAACAATCAATCTATTTATTACGAGTTGAAGCACCAATTGCATTTGTCCCTTAACCAGTCAGATGAGGGAGGAACTAACATCAAATATTTCAACGAGGATGACCAA ATAAGCAACACCAACTCTAAGGAAGAAAACGCTGCATCACATAATCATAATCCTATGAACAGGAGAAGTAAGataaaaaccaataaaacaAAGCAACAAAATAATCGAAACACGTGGAAACCATCACTTATTGTCTCTATTGATAACATAGTAAGGCAAAGTGTCGAGGAATATATGTCTTCTAAAAGACAGTACGAAGAACGACCAATGGTTCACTGGCCATCAATGCATTATCTACTACTGTTTAAAGACAGACGTATTGACGATGATGCCATCTTAAATAGGAACTAA
- the LOC134688450 gene encoding procathepsin L-like produces MPILLFVLFIGSSASHQFNQDMDTEWLLFKKAYNKAYGNGSEDYLRRSIWEKNVRYIEHHNLAADRGEHSYWLGINPLADMSIDEVIETMTGGLIYRNTSEGSTFLPPNNVEIPSEVDWRQKGYVTPVKDQGKCGSCWAFSAVGSLEGQHFRKTGKLVSLSEQDLIDCSSKYGNKGCNGGMLPASFNYVKDNGGIDTENSYPYEGKVGNCRYTKSNIGASITGYTVIRNGDENQLKQAVAAVGPVSACIYVDQNFMLYKRGVFNNPTCKSYTVNHGILVVGYGTESSDDYWLVKNSWGTTWGMDGYILMSRNKNDQCAIALNAMYPLM; encoded by the exons ATGcctattcttttatttgttttgttcattggtAGTTCAGCTTCACACCAATTCAACCAGGACATGGATACAGAATGGCTACTTTTTAAGAAAGCGTACAACAAAGCTTATGGGAACGGAAGTGAAGATTATTTAAG gcGATCTATTTGGGAGAAGAATGTTAGATATATTGAACACCACAATTTGGCAGCCGACAGAGGAGAACATAGTTACTGGCTTGGTATCAATCCTCTTGCTGATATG TCGATTGATGAGGTGATCGAGACAATGACAGGTGGATTGATATATAGAAACACCAGTGAAGGTTCTACATTCCTCCCTCCGAATAATGTTGAGATCCCTAGTGAAGTGGACTGGAGACAGAAGGGCTATGTAACTCCTGTGAAAGACCAG gGAAAATGTGGATCATGTTGGGCATTCTCAGCTGTAGGATCATTAGAGGGTCAGCACTTCAGGAAAACAGGGAAACTCGTATCGTTATCAGAACAAGATCTGATAGACTGTTCGTCAAAATACG GTAACAAAGGCTGCAATGGAGGTATGCTACCTGCTTCATTTAACTACGTCAAAGATAATGGAGGAATAGATACAGAAAATAGCTACCCATACGAGGGAAAG GTTGGAAACTGCCGGTACACGAAATCTAATATTGGAGCTTCTATCACTGGTTACACTGTGATCAGAAATGGAGATGAAAATCAGTTGAAGCAAGCTGTTGCAGCAGTAGGACCTGTATCTGCATGCATTTACGTGGATCAAAACTTTATGTTGTATAAACGAg GTGTATTCAATAATCCGACCTGCAAGTCTTACACCGTAAATCACGGTATCCTGGTTGTTGGATATGGCACGGAAAGCAGCGATGATTATTGGCTTGTTAAAAACAG TTGGGGAACAACATGGGGAATGGATGGATACATATTGATGTCAAGAAACAAGAACGACCAGTGTGCCATAGCATTAAATGCCATGTACCCACTAATGTGA